The DNA window ATCGTCGCCAAGACGAACTGCGATGAATTCGCCATGGGCTCTTCGACAGAGAACAGCGCGTATGGCCCGACGCGGAATCCTGTCGACATCAGGCGCGTGCCGGGAGGATCTTCCGGCGGATCGGCCGCTGCAGTCGCTGCCGGGATCGTTCCCATCGCGCTTGGCTCGGAGACCGGTGGCTCCGTGAGGCAGCCGGCCGCTTTTTGCGGAATAGTCGGTGCGAAGCCGACTTACGGTCGTATCAGTCGCTATGGCCTTGTAGCCTTTGCTTCGTCACTCGACCACATCAGCGCGTTCGCGCGAAATGTCGATGACGCCGCGCTTGCCCTCGAGGTAATGGCCGGCGTCGATCCCCGCGACTCGACGTCAGTCGACGTCCCCGTTCCGTCGTATCGCGAGCAGTTCGTTTCGCGCGCCACCGTGTCTGCACCGCTCACCGGTGTCACGGTGGGCGTGCCTCGCGAATACTTCCCCGAGCAACTCGACGCCGGCATCCGGCATTACTGCGACCGAGCTCTCGATTATCTGCGGGAGCTTGGTGCAACAGTCCGCGACGTGTCGCTGCCTCACACATCACTGGCGATTCCTGTCTACTACATCATCGCTCCAGCGGAGGCGTCGTCCAACCTCGCTCGGTTCGACGGGGTGAGGTACGGCGCGCGTGTCGCCTCCGGCGATAGCTTACGCGGGATGTACGAGGCCACTCGTTCCGCGGGGTTCGGCCCCGAGGTTACGCGGCGCGTGCTTCTAGGTACGTACGTGCTTTCCGCGGGCTACTACGACGCCTACTACAAGAAGGCGCAGGAAGTCCGCAAGCTCATCACGCGCGATTTCACCAACGTGTTTGCCGACGGTGTGGACGTACTTTTCACGCCGACCACGCCTACGACAGCGTTTCCAATCGGCTCGATCAGCGATCCGTACGAGATGTACCTGAGCGATATCTTCACGGCCACAGCGAACCTCGCCGGCATACCCGCGATGTCGATGCCCATTGGTCGTGCCGACAATCTTCCGGTCGGCGGGCAGCTTCTCGCGGACCATTTCGATGAGCCGACGATGTTTCGCGTTGCCTACGCCCTCGAGCAGGCACTCGGCGAGGAAGCGCACCGGTGACGCGGGCTGCAG is part of the Gemmatimonadaceae bacterium genome and encodes:
- the gatA gene encoding Asp-tRNA(Asn)/Glu-tRNA(Gln) amidotransferase subunit GatA yields the protein MSAADFPTLTADMIAARVRDGTTSPADIVRASFARARGVGAGRDQLNIILWSDEDAALKEAEVLATQLAGAAIGGVLSGVPIAVKDNIATLGLPTTCASKILAGYISPYEATAITRLREEGAIIVAKTNCDEFAMGSSTENSAYGPTRNPVDIRRVPGGSSGGSAAAVAAGIVPIALGSETGGSVRQPAAFCGIVGAKPTYGRISRYGLVAFASSLDHISAFARNVDDAALALEVMAGVDPRDSTSVDVPVPSYREQFVSRATVSAPLTGVTVGVPREYFPEQLDAGIRHYCDRALDYLRELGATVRDVSLPHTSLAIPVYYIIAPAEASSNLARFDGVRYGARVASGDSLRGMYEATRSAGFGPEVTRRVLLGTYVLSAGYYDAYYKKAQEVRKLITRDFTNVFADGVDVLFTPTTPTTAFPIGSISDPYEMYLSDIFTATANLAGIPAMSMPIGRADNLPVGGQLLADHFDEPTMFRVAYALEQALGEEAHR